A segment of the Lonchura striata isolate bLonStr1 chromosome 37, bLonStr1.mat, whole genome shotgun sequence genome:
GCCCTCAGAACCACGCCCCGCTAAGCCCCGCCCACATGTCGCTCTAAGCCCCGCCCATCATCTACATAGCCACGCCCACCGTGCTGTAGCCATTTAAGCCCCGCCCACAACACCACGCCCCTTTAAGCTCCGCCCACTGGAGTTACTGGGagaggaactgggatggactgggaccaactgggagttactgggaggaactgggagctACTGGGaggggaactgggaggaactgggagttactgggagggaactgggagttactgggagggaactggcaccaactgggagttactgggaggGACTTGGATGGATTGGGATCAACTGGGAATTaccggggggcactgggagttactgggaggggaactgggaggaactgggactTACTGAGAGCTACTGGGAGAGGACTGAGATctactgggagttactgggatggactgggaccaACGGGGGGttactgggagggaactgggatttactgggagttactgggagcTACTGGGAGGGGAACTGGGACcaactgggagttactgggagggactgggagttactgggagggaactggcaccaactgggagttactgggagggaactggcaccaactgggagttactgggagggactgggaccaACTGGGAATTAccaggggggcactgggagtTGCCGATGACGTCGCCCCCTGATGACGTCACTCCCGCCCCCAGCCAATACGCACTGCCACGCGGATCACGTGACCGGCTCGGGCGCCCTGCGCCGCACCCTTGGGTGCCTCAGCGCCATCGGCCGCGACAGCGGCGCCCGCGCCGACCTGCGGCTGGCCGAGGGCGACGAGCTGCGCTTCGGGGCCTTCGTGAGCGCCCCTCCCCCCACGGGCCTCCCCCACCCTGATAACCGTGGGGGAGGGGCTGGtttgggtgggggaggggctggtttgggtgggggaggggctctTGAACTGGGGGAGGGGCTGCTGGGATTGGGGGtggggctggtttgggtgggggaggggctcctggggtgggggaggggctggtttgggtgggggaggggctcctgggatgggggaggggctcctggggtgggggaggggctcctggggtgggggaggggctcctgggattggggaggggctggtttgggtgggggaggggctcctggggtgggggaggggctcttgaagtgggggaggggctcctggggtgggggaggggcacaTTTGGGTCCCCTCACTTGCAAACCCCCTGGTGGGGGAGGGGCctggggcggttttggggttttgggggttcccGGACCCATTTTTGGGGATCCCTGACCCATTttcggggggttttggggtccttgacccattttgggcatttttgggttCTCTGACCCCATTTTGGGCtccctttccccattttttggcTCCCTGACCCATTTTTGGGATCCCTTTCCCCATTTTCGGGGTCCCTCTCCCCATTTTCGGGGTCCCTCTCCCCATTTTCGGGGTCCCTGATCCCATTTTTTGGCTCCCTCTTCCCATTTTCGGGGTCCCTGATCCCATTTTCGGGGTCCCTCTCCCCATTTTTTGGCTCCCTCTCCCCATTTTGGGCTCCCTCACCCCATTTTCGCGCTCCCTGACCCATTTTCGGGGTCCCTCTTCCCATTTTCGGGGTCCCTGATCCCATTTTCGGGGTCCctgatcccatttttggggtccctcacCCATTTTCAGTCTCCCTCACCCCATTTTTTGGCTCCCTGACCCATTTTCGGGctcctttccccattttctggCTCCCTGATCCCATTTTCGGGCTCCCTCACCCATTTCCGGGGTCCCTCTCCCCATTTTTTGGCTCCCTTTCCCCATTTTCGGGCTCCCTCTTCCCATTTTTTGGCTCCCTCTCCCCATTTTTTGGCTCCCTGATCCCATTTTCGGGGTCCCTGACCCATTTTCGGGCTCCCTCTCCCCATTTTCGGGAtccctttccccattttctggCTCCCTCTCCCGATTTTTTGGCtctctttccccattttttggcTCCCTCTCCCCATTTTCGGTCTCCCTGACCCATTTTCGGGCTCCCTCTTCCCATTTTCGGGCtccctttccccattttttggcTCCCTGATCCCATTTTTTGGCtccctttccccattttttggcTCCCTCACCCATTTTCGGGGTCCCCGTCCCAGGCGCTGCGGGTGCTGCCCACCCCCGGCCACACCCCCGGCTGCGTCACCTTCGTGCTGGACGACGCCTCCATGGCCTTCACCGGGGACGCGCTGCTGGTGCGCGGCTGCGGCCGCACCGACTTCCAGCAGGgtgactgggagcactgggagcactgggagagggCTAAAGGGGGCCTGggggttactggtttgtactgggaggggctgggaaagggttaaagggggtttggggttactggtttatactgggagggaactggggaaGGGTtaaagggggtttggggttactggtttgtactgggaggggattgggaaAGGGTtaaagggggtttggggttactggtttgtactgggaggggattgggaaAGGGTtaaagggggtttggggttactggtttacactgggaggggattgggaggTTCTTGGCacaaactgggatggactgggatatactgggagtggattgggatggactgggagtgAACTGGGTGggcactgggatgaactggaagTCGCTGGGGtatactgggatgaactgggatgaactgggagtgAACCTGGTGGGCACggggagggcactgggatgaactgggagtgAACTGGGTGtcactgggatgaactgggagggcgCTGGGATGGATTGGgctgaactgggatgaactgggacaaactgggagggcactgggagggattgggctgaactgggagtcactgggatgaactgggagtgAACTGGGAGGGCCCTGGGATGAATTGGGCTgaactgggatatactgggatgaactgggagggcgCTGGTCGGGCTCAGggctctgtctgtccctgttgccatgggaacggTCGCCATGGTGACGGTGATGGCGGCCATGGTGACCACGGTGATGGTCACCATGGTAACAGTGGTAATCCCCCGGTCGCCATGGCAACCGCCGCATCCCGGTCACCATGGGGATGGTCACCATGGGGATGGTCACCATGGGGATGGTCGCCATGGGGATGGTCACCATGGGGATGGTCGCCATGGGGATGGTCGCCATGGGGATGGTCGCCATGGTAACCACCACATCCCGGTTGCCATGGTGACGGTTGCCATGGTGACGGTGGCCATGGTGACGGTGGCCATGGTGATGGTCGCCATGGTGACGGTGGCCATGGTGATGGTCGCCATGGTGACGGTGGCCATGGCGACCGCAGGCTGTGCCCGCACCCTGCACCGCTCGGTGCACGAGAGAATCTTCACCCTCCCCGAGAGCTGCCGGATCTACCCCGGACACGACTaccggggtgggggaggggctgggggaggggccaaaggggtggggaggggttaaatgggtgggggaggggctaaaggggtgggggagggtctgggggaggggctaaaggggtgggggaggggctgggggaggggctaaagggatggggaggggttaaaggggtgggggaggggctaaAGGGCTGGGGCTAAGGGGGGAGGGGCAATGAGAGGGAGGGGACCAAGCCAGGGGTCACTTGGgccagtggtcactcaggggtcactcacgggtcaggggtcactcaggggtcactcaggggtcactcaggggtcactcggggtcactcaCGGGTCACttggggtcactcaggggtcactcggggtcactcaggggtcactcagtgatcactcggggtcactcaggggtcactcagggtcactcagtgatcactcaggggtcactcgggggtcactcaggggccagtggtcactcaggggtcactcaggggtcactcagtgTTACttggggtcactcaggggtcactcagggatcagtggtcactcagggtcactcaggggtcactcagtgTTACttggggtcactcaggggtcactcagggtcactcaggggtcactcggggtcactcaggggtcactcggggtcactcagggcCGCCGGCCCCTCCCCCCAGGCCACACCATGTCCACGGTGGGGGAGGAGCGGCGCCACAACCCCCGCCTGACGCTCGGCGCCGACGACTTCGTGGCGCTGATGGAgcggctggagctgccccgccCCCGCCTGATGGGTGCGCCCCTCCCCCGAAACCCCCCGGcacccccaaaacagcccgaaccccaaaatcacaaaaataccccaaaaaaatccacctcAAACTGACCCGGCACCCCCAAAACagcctgaaccccaaaatcacaacaattccccccaaaaaaatccacctcAAACCGACCCGgcacccccaaaacaccctgaaccccaaaatccccgaaaatcaccccaaaaaatccaccttAAACCGACCCGgcaaccccaaaacaccccgaaccccaaaatcacaacaattccccccaaaaaatccacctCAAACTCCCCCGGcacccccaaaacagcccgaaccccaaaaccacaaaaatcaccccaaaaaaatccacctcAAACCGACCCGgcacccccaaaacaccctgaaccccaaaatcccaaaaatccccccaaaaaatccacctcaaaccccccctggaacccccaaaacaccctgaaccccaaaatcccaaaaaatttcccccaaaaatcccccccaaacaaccctgaaccccaaaattcccccaaattcttcctgtatcccaaatcctccaaaaattaccccaaaaatcctccccaaaccccccccccggatacccccaaaaaaccctgagCCGCGAACCCCCAAATAttccctgaaattcccaaaaatgcccccagaaacccccaaaatcccccaaatctccccaaaatctcctcaaaccctcccaaaacccccctaaatttccccaaatcccccaaattctccccaaaatctcctcaaaCCCtaccaaatccccccaaaatctccccaaatcccctcaaaaccccccaaatccccccaaaaaccccaaaaattccccaaatctcccGAAAATCTGAAGCCATCCTAAAAttctcccccaaacccccctaaatttccccaaatcccccaaattctccccaaaatctcctcgaaccctcccaaatccccccaaaattccccaatcCGCGTTCAcgaccccccaaaatttccccaaaatcccccaaattctccccaaaatcccccaaaaattccccaaaatcccccaacattccccaaaattcctcaaattctccccaaaatcccccaaattctcccccaaatcccccaaaatttccccaaaatcccccaaattctccccaaaatcccccaaaatttccccaaaatcccccaaattctccccaaaattccccaaattctccccaaaatcccccaaattctccccaaaatcccccaaattctccccaaaatttcccccaaatcccccaaaatttccccaaaatcccccaaaatttccccaaaatcccccaaattctccccaaaatcccccaaattctccccaaaatcccccaaaatttccccaaaatcccccaaattctccccaaaatcccccaaaatttccccaaaatcccccaaaattccccaaaatcccccaaattctccccaaaatcccccaaatttccccaaaatcccccaaattctccccaaaatcccccaaattctcccccaaatcccccaaatttccccaaaatcccccaaaataccccaaattctccccaaaatcccccaaaatcccccaaattctcccgCCAGACGTCGCCGTTCCCGCCAATCTCCGCTGCGGGATCCAGGACGAGCcttaagccccgccccttttcccgccaagccacgcccctttccCGGGAAGCCACGCCCCCTTTCCCGCCGGGGCGTCTCCGCCAATAAAAACGCGTCTCCGGAACGAGGctgggtgggcgtggcctctGTGTGGGAAAAGGGGGCGGGGCCGGTTCCCACGGGGGGGAAGCcacgcccccagccccaggtgcgCGCGGTGACGTCATAGCCACGCCCACCGTGCTCAGGTGTGCGCGGTGACGTCATAGCCACGCCCCCCTCGGCCAGGCGCGCGCGCTCGGGGCCGGGGGGcgctgggggagggggggagagGCCGGACCTTGACCTTTGACCCCGCCCTGACCTTTGacccctcccccccaaaaaacccggAGGCTCCCATGGTGCACCGCGGCGGGGGGGAGACCCCGCCCAGCGCTGGGGTgagactggggggactgggagggactgggaggggggctggggttactggtttgtactgggagggactgggagagactgggaacccccaaaattgaactgggagggactgggaggggattcggggttactggtttatactgggaggggatttggggggactggtttatactgggagtggatttggggggactggtttgtactgggaggggattgggggttactggtttatactgggaggggattccgggttactggtttgtactgggaggggattgggggttactggtttatactgggaggggatttggggggactggtttatactgggaggggatttggggttactggtttatactgggaggggattgggggttactggtttgtactgggaggcaatttggggttactggtttgtactgggaggggatttggggttactggtttgtactgggagggaactgggagctcCCAAATTTAACTGGGAACCCCCAGAaccaaactgggagggactgggggtttactggtttgtactgggagggactgggagggaactgggaacccccaaaattgaactgggagggactgggaggggatttggggggactggtttatactgggaggggatttggggttactGTGTTGTACTGGGAGGGGATTTTAggttactggtttgtactgggagggactgggagggagctggtttgtactgggaggggatttggggtgactggtttgtactgggagggactgggggaaactgggaaCACCAAGAATgtaactgggagggactgggagaggaaCAGGCcggactggtttatactgggaggggctgggaacgTCCGAAATGGAACTGGGAACCCCCAGAACCaaactgggacggactggggggaactgggagagaaCTGGGAACCCCCCCGAATGTAACTGGGAACAGTCAAAgccaaactgggagggactgggaggggatttggggttactggtttatactgggagggactggggggaactgggaacCTCCAGACCAAACTGGGAACGCCTGAaatggaactgggagggaactgggaagcCCGAAaccaaactgggagggactgggggggactgggaggggattgggagggactgggagaggaaCAGGCcggactggtttatactgggaggggctgggaaacCCAAAACCAGAACTGGGAACAGTCAAAtccaaactgggagggactgggagaggaaCAGGCtggactggtttatactgggaggggctgggaggggactgggaacTCCCAAAAccgaactgggagggactgggagggactgggaaccCCCCAAATGTAACTGGGAACAGTCAAAtccaaactgggagggactgggagaggattcggggttactggtttatactgggaggggatttggggttactggattatactgggaggggattcggggttactggtttatactgggaggggactgggaacCCCCAGAATTGAACTGGGAACAGTCAAAgccaaactgggagggactgggagaggagcaggccggactggtttatactgggaggggagTGGGGGcgaactgggaggaactgggggcAACTGGGAACGCCCAGAACcaaactggtttatactgggaggggctgggagggggacactgggagaggttactggtctgaactggtcTGAACTGGTTTGAACTGGTCTGAACTGGGATCCAGGACGGGCCCGAGGCGGCGCTGGAGGGGCTGAGGCTGGAGGTGacgcccctccccctcccctttagcccctcccctttagcccctcccccaccccatggagcccctcccccacccctgagcccctccccctccctttagcccctcccctttagcccctccccctccctttTAGCccctccccctttccccctcccccacctcaaaattttggggggttgggggcGGGGCTGTGACGTCACcaccgcccctcccccccccttGCAGGACGAGCCCCCCCCCAAGGAGGGGGGAGGGACAGCGATGACGTCACCGGCGATGACGTCACCGGCGATGACGTCACAGGCGGCGGGGGGGCAGGTGGGGCccatccccccccccccttgggggggaattttggggggatttggggggaattcggGAAAATTCTGCggagaaaatttggggggatttggggagatttggggaaattttggggggggaatTAGGGGGAGTTTTGAGGATTTTGGGTGAAATCTTGGGAATTTTGAGGAAATTtcaattttgggggaaatttagAGGAAAATTTTGGGGCAAATTGGGGCAAATGTGAactttggggattttgggagaattttgggacattttgaggggatttgggtggattttgtccgttttggggtgaatttgtgTGAATTCTGGGTGAATTCTGTccattttgggtgaattttgtcCAGTTTCGGGTGAATTTGGGTGAATTTGTGTGAATTTTGTccattttgggtgaattttgggtgaattctgctgttttggggtggatttgtgtggattttgtgtgaattttgccatttttggGTGGATCCTGCccattttgggtgaattttgggtgaattttgtcCATTTTGGGTGAATGTTGcccatttttgggtggatttgtgtgaattttgtttgaattttgCCGGTTTTGGGTGGATCCAGCCCGTTTTTGGTTGAATTTTGCCCGTTTCTGTGTGAATTTTGCCCATTTTTGGGTGGATCCTGCCTGTTTTggatgaattttgggtgaatgtTGCCGGTTTTGGTTGAATTTTGCCCGTTTCTGTGTGAATGTTGCTGGTTTTGGTtaattttgctggttttggttGAATTTTGCCCGTTTCTGGTTGaattttgctgtttttgtttgaattttgcCCATTTCTGGGTGAATGTTGTCgtttttgtttgaatttttcCCGTTTCTGGGTGAATTTTTCCCGTTTCTGAGTGAATTTTGCTGTTTTTGGTTGAATTTTGCCCATTTCTGTGTGAATGTTGCCGTTTTTGGTTGAATTTTGCCCATTTCTGGGTGAATGTTGCCCATTTCTGGGTGAATGTTGCCGGTTTTGGTTGAATTTTGCTGTTTTTGGTTGAATTTTGCCCGTTTCTGGGTGAATTTTGCCCGTTTCTGAGTGaattttgctgtttttgtttgaattttgcCCGTTTCTGGGTGAATTTTGCCCGTTTCTGTGTGAATGTTGCCGTTTTTGGTTGAATTTTGCCCgtttttgtttgaatttttcCCGTTTCTGGGTGAATTTTGCCCATTTCTGTGtgaattttgccatttttggTTGAATTTTGCCGTTTTTGGTTGAATTTTGCCCGTTTCTGGGTGAATGTTGCCATTTTTGGTTGAATTTTGCCCGTTTCTGGGTGAATGTTGCCgtttttgtttgaattttgcCCGTTTCTGGGTGAATTTTGCCCGTTTCTGAGTgaattttgctggttttggaTGAATTTTTCCCGTTTCTGGGTGAATTTTGCCCGTTTCTGGGTGAATTTTGCTGTTTTTGGTTGAATTTTGCCCgtttttgtttgaatttttcCCGTTTTTGGTTGAATTTTGCCCGTTTTTGGTTGAATTTTTCCCGTTTCTGGGTGAATTTTGCCCGTTTCTGGGTGaattttgctgtttttgtttgaatttttcCCGTTTCTGGGTGAATTTTGCCCGTTTTTGGTTGAATTTTGCCCGgttttgtttgaatttttcCCGTTTCTGGGTGAATTTTGCCCGTTTCTGAGTGAATTTTGCCCGTTTTGTTTGAATTTTGCCCGTTTCTGGGTGAATTTTTCCCGTTTCTGTGTGAATGTTGCCGTTTTTGGTTGAATTTTTCCCGTTTCTGGGTGAATTTTGCCCATTTTTGGTTGAATTTTGCCCgtttttgtttgaatttttcCCGTTTCTGGGTGAATTTTGCCCATTTTTGGgtggctccagccccagctgatGTTCTCCCACTGCACCGACCGGCGCTGGATCCTCCTGGGCCCCCCCTGCGACCCCCCCCGGGTGCTGGCGCTGCGCAGCTCCGTCAGGGTGAGTGACCACCAGTGACCacgagtgaccaatgagtgaccactgaccagtgagtgaccaatgagtgaccaatgagtgaccaatgagtgaccacgagtgaccaatgagtgaccactgaccactgagtgaccatgagtgaccaatgagtgaccactgagtgaccctgagtgaccactgaccaatgagtgaccaatgagtgaccaatgagtgaccactgagtgaccctgagtgaccactgaccaatgagtgaccaatgagtgaccactgagtgaccactgaccacgagtgaccagtgagtgaccactgagtgaccactgagtgaccactgaccactgagtgaccacgagtgaccctgagtgaccctgaatgacccctgagtgaccctgagtgaccaatgactGACCACTGaatgacccctgagtgaccccgagtgacccctgacccccgtGTGACCTCTGACCCCAGGGCGCCATTGGCCTGCAGAGGTCCGGGAGCCTCCCCCGCCgccgggggggggaggggccgggacctccccctcccccccctccccccggccccgctcgcaGCACGGTGAgggggaggggccggggagggggcggggcttgggatttggggaaaattgttgatttttaaaattttttaaaattttttttagattttctaaaattttataatttttttcggcattttttttgattttacagtgattttttggggatttttgaggaatttttttgtatttttgcgggggggattttttgggattttttttagggatttttagggattttttgggggtttttttgggagtaCGTTgcgattttttgggattttggggggattagggggattttttgaggatttttggggattttttgggggggagtttttggtggggttttgggagtTTCTAGGGTTATCTGGGGAATTTTTGGAGCAAtctgtgatttttggggggtttgggggattttttttagggattttttggggttgtttgagggggatttttttttagggatttttagggatttgggggggattttcggggattttgggggattttttgggggggagttTCTGGTGGGTTTTGGGGAGTTTCTGGGGTTATCTGGGGAATTTTTGgaggattctgtgatttttggggggtttgggggatttttttttagggattatttgtggttttttgggggggatttttttgcaatttttttgggattttggggggattttttggggattttttgcaATTCTTTGGGCTTATCTGGGGAATTTTTGGAGGATTAAGTGATTTttcgggggtttgggggattt
Coding sequences within it:
- the ETHE1 gene encoding persulfide dioxygenase ETHE1, mitochondrial; translated protein: MALLRRLRAAAAAWTGTGTGTGTRTGTGTRTGTGTGRGLATAAGEGRQLLLRQLFEASSCTYTYVLADAATGDAVIIDPVLETVPRDLQLLRELGLTLRYAANTHCHADHVTGSGALRRTLGCLSAIGRDSGARADLRLAEGDELRFGAFALRVLPTPGHTPGCVTFVLDDASMAFTGDALLVRGCGRTDFQQGCARTLHRSVHERIFTLPESCRIYPGHDYRGHTMSTVGEERRHNPRLTLGADDFVALMERLELPRPRLMDVAVPANLRCGIQDEP